The sequence below is a genomic window from Tenacibaculum tangerinum.
TAAACATTCCTTTGATCGATGTAAATCACATGCAAGCCCATATTTTGGCTCATTTTATTGATGAAGAAGGAAGTAACATACCTCCTTTTCCTTTTGTTTGCTTAACTATTAGTGGCGGACATACTCAAATTGTAAAAATTACCGATCATTTTGAGATGGAGGTTTTAGGAGAAACGATTGATGATGCTGTGGGAGAAGCTTTCGATAAATCAGCAAAAATATTAGGACTCCCGTATCCGGGTGGACCATTAATTGATAAATATGCTCAATTAGGAAATCCGAAGGCTTTTAAGTTTACAAAGCCAAAAGTGGGCGATTTAGAATTTAGTTTTAGCGGATTGAAAACGGGTATCTTATATTTTATTCAAAAGCATGTAAAAGAAAATCCTAATTTTATAGAAGAAAACCTGTACGACATCTGTGCATCCATCCAATATACGATTATTGAGATTTTGATGGATAAACTTAAAAACACCGTAAAACAAACGGGGATTAAGCACGTTGCCATTGCTGGCGGAGTTTCTGCCAATTCAGAAATACGAAAACGCTTGGCTTTAGCTGAAAAACACTGGGGATGGACAACCTATATTCCTAAATTTGAAT
It includes:
- the tsaD gene encoding tRNA (adenosine(37)-N6)-threonylcarbamoyltransferase complex transferase subunit TsaD codes for the protein MSTKNIYILGIESSCDDTSASVICNAKVLSNIVANQEVHAKYGGVVPELASRAHQQNIVPVVQQAIKQAGITKKDLNAIAFTRGPGLMGSLLVGTSFAKSLALGLNIPLIDVNHMQAHILAHFIDEEGSNIPPFPFVCLTISGGHTQIVKITDHFEMEVLGETIDDAVGEAFDKSAKILGLPYPGGPLIDKYAQLGNPKAFKFTKPKVGDLEFSFSGLKTGILYFIQKHVKENPNFIEENLYDICASIQYTIIEILMDKLKNTVKQTGIKHVAIAGGVSANSEIRKRLALAEKHWGWTTYIPKFEYTTDNAAMIAIAGYLKYLNDDYSNISVTAKARLKVTE